In SAR324 cluster bacterium, a genomic segment contains:
- a CDS encoding fatty acid desaturase — protein MTTLSEIKKEIRPDWYRCPIEKVVLSKLCLKSDKKGFVQAGGHLAIFLMTGGLTYVFWHNSVWYAFLAMLFVHGTVSSFLSGVAPHELAHGTVFHTKFYNKFFLYLYSLISWWDPYDYASSHTYHHRYTMYPAVDRENLLPLQPSLSPVTLVQIFTLNLFSKPDRVFSKGGFFSTVYLTGLSSFGRIGSTKIPCQEWLQALHDDQPSQHRKSILWSRILLLFHSCILMVSITSGHWWLFLVITLSSFMANWASYFVGLTQHCGLQNNVPDFRKNTRTITLNPILSFLYWHMNWHIEHHMFAGVPCYNLQKLHKEIKFDMPEPRTLIDAWKEMIEIWRVQKFDRDYQFDTPIPDSRLKDKRVNTDPLASSIGDLAPNL, from the coding sequence ATGACAACACTTTCTGAAATAAAAAAAGAGATTCGTCCAGATTGGTACAGATGTCCAATTGAAAAAGTGGTTCTGAGCAAATTATGTTTGAAAAGTGACAAAAAAGGTTTTGTCCAAGCAGGTGGACATCTAGCTATATTTTTGATGACAGGTGGTCTGACATATGTTTTTTGGCATAACAGCGTCTGGTACGCTTTTTTAGCAATGTTATTTGTACATGGTACTGTGAGCAGTTTTTTGTCGGGTGTCGCACCTCATGAACTAGCACATGGTACTGTATTTCATACTAAATTTTATAATAAGTTTTTTCTGTATCTTTACAGTCTAATAAGTTGGTGGGATCCCTACGATTACGCTTCCAGTCACACATATCATCATCGGTACACTATGTACCCTGCAGTCGATAGAGAGAATTTGCTACCGCTTCAACCCTCTCTTTCACCTGTTACATTAGTTCAAATCTTTACATTAAATCTCTTCTCAAAACCTGATAGAGTATTTAGTAAAGGGGGATTTTTCTCCACAGTATATTTGACAGGTCTTTCTTCTTTTGGAAGGATTGGATCCACAAAAATTCCATGTCAAGAATGGTTGCAAGCATTGCATGATGACCAACCATCACAACATCGAAAATCAATACTTTGGTCAAGAATACTACTTCTTTTTCACAGTTGCATCTTAATGGTTTCAATAACTTCTGGACATTGGTGGCTCTTTTTAGTGATTACTCTTAGCTCATTTATGGCAAATTGGGCTTCATATTTTGTTGGTCTAACTCAACACTGTGGGCTACAAAACAACGTCCCTGATTTCAGGAAAAATACTAGAACCATTACATTGAACCCAATTTTATCTTTCCTGTATTGGCACATGAATTGGCATATTGAACATCATATGTTTGCAGGGGTTCCGTGCTACAATTTACAAAAATTGCATAAGGAAATAAAATTTGACATGCCTGAACCGAGAACTTTGATTGATGCTTGGAAAGAAATGATTGAAATATGGAGAGTGCAAAAATTTGATCGAGACTATCAGTTTGATACGCCCATACCAGATTCAAGACTGAAAGATAAAAGAGTTAATACTGATCCTCTAGCATCATCAATTGGGGATCTCGCTCCTAATCTTTAA